Proteins co-encoded in one Nicotiana sylvestris chromosome 7, ASM39365v2, whole genome shotgun sequence genomic window:
- the LOC138873460 gene encoding uncharacterized protein — MTDIMKRKFVALEISGKNYMTLVLDAKIHLDAMGLRDAIKDKTKASTQDCAKALIFLRHHLNEGLKIEYLIVKDPLVLWNGLKERYDNLKLVTLPQAQYDWAHLRFQNFMSVSEYNSAMFRITSKLKLCGDTITDYDMLEKTFTTFHASNMVLQQQYREKYFKKYSELISLLLVAERNNDLLMRNHENRPTGSIPLPEVDEVYSHYAKRGKSRDSIRGRGRGRRQGRNFPGVNHPLKKNNHQKWKGKDEKPKANDSETECYRCGGKGHWANICRVSRHLVEFYQASLKNKSPEANLVYDNEFDITHLDVTNFFEHPDGKIDHLIGDGSVVKDN; from the coding sequence atgactgacattatgaaaagaaagttcgttgcccttgaaatttcgggcaagaactatatgacattGGTGTTGGATGCTAAAATTcatttagatgcaatgggtcttagagacgccattaaagacaaaactaaagcatccacccaagactgtgctaaggccttgattttcttgcgccatcaccttaatgaagggttgaaaatagaatatctcaTAGTCAAAGATCCACTTGTTTTGTGGAATGGCTTAAAGGAAAGATACGACAACTTAAAAttggtcactcttccacaagcacaatatgattgggctcatctgAGGTTCCAAAACTTTATgtctgtttctgaatataattctgcgatgttcagaattacttctaaattgaaactctgtggagatactatcactgactatgatatgcttgaaaaaacgtttacaacgtttcatgcctccaatatggtcCTACAACAGCAGTACAGAGAGAAATATTTCAAGAAGTACTCTGAATTGATTTCCCTTCTCCTTGTGGCTGAACGAAACAACGATTTACTCATGAGAAATCACGAAAATCGGCCCACTGGGTCTATACCATTGCCTGAAGTGGATGAGGTGTATTCCCATTATGCTAAACGTGGAAAAAGCCGTGACTCAAttcgtggtcgtggtcgtggccGTAGACAAGGAAGAAATTTTCCTGGTGTTAATCACCCCCTAAAGAAAAATAATCACCAAAAGTGGAAAGGGAAAGATGAGAAGCCAAAGGCAAATGATTCAGAAACCGAATGTTATCGTTGCGGTGGAAAAGGGCATTGGGCAAATATTTGTCGTGTATCAAGACATTTGGTTGAGTTTTATCAAGCATCTCTAAAGAATAAAAGCCCTGAAGCTAATCTTGTCTATGACAATGAATTTGACATCACTCACTTGGATGTGACAAACTTCTTTGAgcaccctgatggaaaaatagACCACTTGATCGGTGATGGATCCGTGGTTAAAGATAATTGA